The proteins below come from a single Xyrauchen texanus isolate HMW12.3.18 chromosome 3, RBS_HiC_50CHRs, whole genome shotgun sequence genomic window:
- the LOC127624548 gene encoding zinc finger protein 835-like: MLDCMLSVLKDYIQEEVKAADFIAIQADEMTDISTHCLLVLVLHYIHANKNSSEVADSERGHEDPEVSSSSTNPPEDPTDITKFEFEMSTPAGNVDELELIQVMEDPEDVKQGNVKIEDDPESLTLQLPSSDLAVAPSSTSMQAFPQITSPPLPENEGDALLVLVPSVGSDTGLSGPVESPDKVHRCNICGRGFRRFYCLKTHQRIHTGERPYPCRYCEKCFRHLDSLHKHQRIHTGERPYRCAQCGCSLRELGQLKKHRLKHSPTFVPVAHTAFPLLPAGPSYVWPHLNSQSLDSV; the protein is encoded by the exons ATGTTGGACTGCATGCTGTCAGTGCTCAAGGATTACATTCAGGAGGAAGTAAAGGCCGCTGATTTTATCGCCATTCAGGCAGACGAGATGACTGACATTTCCACACACTGTCTGCTGGTGCTTGTGCTACACTACATCCATGCCAACA AAAACAGTTCTGAAGTGGCAGACTCTGAGAGGGGTCATGAGGACCCAGAAGTTTCAAGCTCATCCACAAACCCACCAGAGGACCCAACTGACATCACAAAGTTTGAATTTGAAATGAGTACACCTGCAGGGAATGTTGATGAGCTGGAGCTGATACAGGTGATGGAGGACCCTGAGGATGTCAAACAAGGCAATGTTAAAATAGAGGATGACCCTGAGTCACTTACACTACAGCTGCCTTCATCAGATCTAGCTGTAGCTCCTTCATCCACCTCCATGCAAGCGTTCCCACAAATCACCTCACCTCCATTACCGGAGAACGAAGGCGATGCTTTGCTGGTTTTAGTGCCATCTGTGGGGAGTGACACAGGGCTAAGCGGTCCTGTTGAGAGCCCTGATAAAGTGCACCGCTGCAACATTTGTGGCCGGGGATTTCGACGTTTCTACTGCTTGAAAACACACCAGCGCATTCATACGGGAGAGCGCCCGTATCCTTGTAGATACTGCGAGAAATGTTTCCGCCATTTAGACAGCTTACACAAGCACCAGCGCATTCACACAGGAGAGAGACCCTACCGCTGCGCACAGTGCGGATGCAGCCTCAGAGAACTGGGTCAACTCAAAAAGCACAGACTCAAACACTCACCCACATTTGTTCCAGTGGCTCATACTGCCTTCCCTCTCCTCCCAGCCGGACCCTCTTATGTATGGCCACATCTCAACTCCCAGTCTTTGGATTCAGTCTAA
- the hsd20b2 gene encoding hydroxysteroid (20-beta) dehydrogenase 2 produces MVEIAECSWSSSVLCCIGSVTVLYYMLRWSWQCWHGFKVFVISEIWQTDLRTYGKWAVVTGATSGIGEAYAKELAKRGLDIVLISRSDDKLRHVAKEIESQYKRKTRVIQTDFTDGHPIYSAIVQQLEGLEIGILVNNVGMNYMGVLANFLDAPDTEQRITQVINCNILSITQMSRLILPGLVERGKGLIINISSEAASQPQPMLTVYSATKIFVTYFSRCLNAEYRSRGITIQCVAPFMVSTNMTHNLPVNPLIKSAASFARDALNTVGYTTFTSGCITHALQHIALCIFFPGWLRLSSFSVQRMAQFARSVEPQIKKRMAETNNKKD; encoded by the exons ATGGTTGAAATTGCAGAGTGCAGCTGGTCTTCATCGGTGTTGTGCTGCATCGGCTCCGTCACTGTGCTGTATTACATGCTGAGGTGGTCTTGGCAATGTTGGCATGGTTTTAAAGTGTTCGTGATCTCTGAAATCTGGCAAACGGACTTGAGAACATATGGGAAGTGGGCCG TTGTTACTGGAGCGACATCAGGGATTGGTGAAGCATATGCTAAAGAG CTTGCAAAACGAGGCTTAGACATTGTTCTGATCAGTCGCTCAGATGACAAGCTCCGGCATGTTGCCAAGGAAATAG AGTCTCAGTACAAGCGGAAGACTCGTGTAATTCAGACAGACTTTACAGATGGCCATCCCATCTATTCAGCTATTGTACAGCAGCTAGAGGGCCTGGAGATTGGAATTCTGG TGAACAATGTAGGGATGAACTATATGGGAGTTCTGGCAAACTTTCTGGATGCTCCTGACACCGAACAG AGAATCACACAGGTGATAAATTGTAACATACTGTCCATCACTCAG ATGAGCAGACTCATTTTGCCAGGATTGGTTGAAAG GGGAAAAGGTCTCATAATAAACATATCATCAGAGGCAGCCTCTCAACCCCAGCCAATGCTGACAGTGTATTCTGCCACTAAG ATATTTGTGACATATTTCTCTCGCTGTCTGAATGCAGAATATAGATCACGAGGAATCACTATTCAA TGCGTAGCCCCGTTTATGGTCTCCACTAATATGACTCATAACTTGCCTGTGAATCCTTTAATAAAAAGTGCTGCTTCGTTCGCTAGAGATGCACTGAACACTGTGGGTTACACAACATTTACAAGCGGATGTATAACTCATGCACTGCAG cacatTGCTCTGTGTATCTTTTTTCCGGGCTGGCTGCGTCTCTCTTCCTTTAGTGTGCAACGCATGGCACAATTTGCTCGCAGTGTTGAACCTCAAATTAAGAAGAGGATGGCAGAGACAAACAACAAAAAGGACTGA